DNA from Quercus lobata isolate SW786 chromosome 1, ValleyOak3.0 Primary Assembly, whole genome shotgun sequence:
TTGTTTTATCAATAACAAGTTTTGTACTAAAAGGTTTTAATGTGGGTTTGGCTCTCATTGCACTAGACTCAATACAGACATGACATATGTAAAAAATTGACCACAAGTTACTCTCGGCTCATTCAGTGCACGAAAACAATAGACCAAAGCTTTGTCCTTTCATTCAACACTGCACTCTACGGACATGCAAGCGGGATTTCTACTGAAGAGTACTGCAGTACAAAAGAACATTAAAAATCACTACAGCCAAATAGTTAACAGCTCACTTCAGTTTTAAAGTTCATTTTCGTGGAAAGtctctgaattttttttcctcgaTTTTTAGAAACCACAAATTGTATAAACTAACATACATCTGACAAAGTTCATCCTAACtataaaacacaacaaaaataaattcatcagTTACCAGAATTATCAAATTCTTCTAAACTACCAAACAATTGAACACAAAGAAAACCGAGGATAATGCATAAGAAAAATCCTCAACATGATCTTAAACAAACagcaatttgcatgaacaaggAAAATCGGTTGTGTGCTGGCACAACACCTAAGCTTGAGGCTTTGTCTCATCTTCATCCTCTTCTATCTTAGGAGCCAAGTAAAATCTAATATAACCCATCTCTGCAATCTTGTATTCAACCACCACAGGGAGCTCTGAAGACAAGCTAATTGTAACTGTGTTTGACAATGGGGTTGCCTTTGTAAAGGAGTTCATGTACCTCAGTGCAAATGTCAATGACACTGGCTCATTCATCTCTACAATTGTTGCTTCTTCTGGctgcaaaaattttaaaccaacAAAACCCATCAACTATAAGTTCCAAATTGCATTGAACTAAAAATGCAGTACACATTTTCATCAAGCCACTTCCCAAGTGCTAAAGCTTTATTTCTTGTAACAATAGATGGCAGATAATAATAACAATGCCTCAATATCATATTCATACCTTGTCTACTGTGGTATTCTGCCTGCAAACAATATttgcagttccaatatcaccCCTTGTGGAGAACTTCACGCCTTCCTTAGTCACAGAAATGACAACTGCAAGCAAAAATTGACCCAAAGTTTTTACAGAATTCCACAAAGAATAATGCTATAGATCTCACTAAAATTTTCACCAACTGCTAAATTGAGAAGTTATTATTGATTGTCACAAGGGTTTACCACTAACACTACTTTCATGTCTACCGTTACAAACTTGCCAACTccacaattataaaaaaactaCCACGGATAATTGAATGATAACAAAACCATAAATGAAATCCAACAAGGAAACCACAGTAGTACCAGTGTCACCAATGCTGCTGAGATCTTTGCAAATCCTGGCAAACTCAGCTGAAGGCATCCTAACAATAGCATGGTATTCTGCCTCTGGAATCCCAAGGTGCTCGCTATCGATGTCCATCAGTTTCATCTCAAAATCAGCAATTTTATCTTGGGCTTTAATcatccaatacccaattgaagacaaaacaaacaaacacatgtCAAATACATCACAcaacaaattgttaaaaataaaacataaaaagtagaaatcaaAATCTCAGGTTAATCAATACAAGTACAACAATGACACCACAAATTTCACAACTGTTCAGGAGGCAGGTTGTGATTATTGTATAATAAAAGGAACAAATCTAGGACACAATCAATTGTGAGTAGTAGACACTTTCTGCTCATCACTTTTACACGAATCCACTACTTTTTTCCCCCACCACTATAACAATTTGCGAAATTGGATGTGCTCATATTATTGTATTCAAAATTATCAGTCTATTACATCAACAAGTTATGAAAACAGTTGTATGTGTAAACACAAATTTCAAGTCCTGTATTTGGTATTCATAGAGGCTCAATTAGCTTCAAActgaataattttacaataatcaAGCAACAAGAGTATCCCAAGTTTAGTTTTCACTTTCActgcaaccaaacacacaaccaaaaaaaaaaaattcttcttttgaaaaaaattaagacagCAACTTGAATTAgcagaacaaaaaacaaaaacccacaaatgaaaatcgaaaatcacaaaattaaaactaaaaaaaaagcgGGTACATACTGGGGCTCTCAAACATGAAAGTGACGGTGTCACTGCCATCGTCAGCCTTGATGGTGATGATGTCATCGTTGCCAGCACACTTGAGCATCTTAGACATGTTGTTAAGGTTCATACCCATGGAAAGGTTACGGTCACAGCGGTAGTGCTCAAAGCCCTCAGATCTAAGCAGCAACGCCACCAGCGCCACGTGGCTTGAATCCATGGCCTGGAGCGAGAACCCAGTGGCGGAGCAGTCGAAGTTTGCGTCGTTCACAAGGTCCTTTACGGACTCCAGAACCTTCTTCAGTAGCGAACCCTGGACTAGCCGTAGTTCCAACATTTTcgcttttttttcctttgggaCTTTGTGCTTCTTGGCTAGGGCTAGGGTTTTTTTGATTTCAGAGAGCGTCTGAGTGGGAAAGTGAAGGGTGCGGTTCGACCGGTTCGGTTTTATAAACGGGTAGCGGTTACGAATTGGAATTGAAATGAATTGGTACGACTCTATTGGCGGGATTGGAAATGGAATTTCGTTCCCGCCATTGACTTTGGGAAAAACTCTTTCGAATTCCTAGGGTTCGGTTCTATTCTAGTGTTCTTTGTCTTTGCCTTCTCCAATTTCAACTTTTAACTAGTTCAATTTGGGAtttggccctttttttttacattactGTATTGTTGTTGTTAGACTTTAGTGCATTTTCAACgactaaaaattgttgtttattttaatataaaaatctattttttctattttacataatcATTTTTTCAAAGCACTCACATCAGATTATgtattagcttttttttattttttatttttttgttttgttgctCCCTCTAGCAAACAACtacaacaaattaaatccaaccaaatcaaCAATGCCCATTTGATAATTAGGCTCAAACATATCAAATTCTTTACCATCTCCAATATTAAACCCCATTTGTTTAGCTAacgaaacaaaattttcacaacaataaatcaaaaaaaaatgggcctattgaaattgaaaattaaactCAGAGTTGTACAAATCTATCAATACTGCCCAATAGAGACACAAAGTCAAGGAGTATGACGCCTTGAGGACAAGATTGGCACCGCACAATATATACACACCCTAAAGCGAAAATCAAACTACTTATCAAAGATCTAGCCTAGTTGGTGCCACCATGAAAAAAATCGAGTTCTTAGTTAGAGGACAATTTGACAGTTGTGAAGGAGAAGACCAACTAGGAAGGAAgttgaaggagagagagagataaggatGAGTGGTGAGCGctaagaggagagagaaagcattaaggaagaaaattgaaaagtgaaaataatataaaattttgaaattaataatgtaaggacgcgatttgcaACGAACCgtaatagtgttgggttcgcacgtaaaaaggcccatacaatattatttgtagagcatgggtttgaaaggcaaGGCCctagtcaccaggcggtgggtttttcgtgatatcaatacatggttaagttatcttcacccctagagtctttctcctggaggcgggctaggaggctctggtttttggccatttttcccagccccttgtCCTGattgttttcttctccttttatactagcctgtgtttttttatccttcgtccacgtgtaggatcgatattccaagactgatacttgtcccatcagcccatacccagaatggttgggggtggttgtaaaagctggagagtatggctctgtcaggtgcagagtatggctctgtcaggtgcagggtattgaatggcagtaaagacagctttccctggtcgttattctttccagcatacccttttctattggcgcagatattttagatttttcccaagttgtttctgtaccatttttgccctttcttcttATGGgatctcggacatgccgaggactgagtcgtcctcggctgtgtcccaaggccattttgtatttgttttaatgATCCTGGGTTATAACCTTTCTCgactcgggccttgggccccaatgaataaatgggaATGGCCCACGAATTGTTAGGCCCCacaaataatataatagatACATAGCTATAATAACCGCgtaaatatacattttttagaaaaaaaaagtgtaaatataTACTGTGGGGTTATTTCCTGCCATTAGCAGTTTGTCCGCTTTGGAGAGCCAAGcccgcacggttttgttctccGTACCAAGTGTGGGGTTTGGGATTTTTGGGGTGCTTTGACCCTATGACACTCTAGTCTCACATCAGCAAAAGATGCGCcccactcatggtttataagcccttggagcgaccatgagtgtaccactaagGGAAAGGAAGAGACAGAGACAGAAAACAGAGGGATGACTGAAATAGAGGGTGTAAGAAGATTATGGAAACTGGTTAATTAGGTAGATTACTAGGAACATATAAAAGACAACATGGAAATGTGGAATAGAGCACAACACTAGATACAACAAACTGAGGGATATTATTAgattcaacaacttttttacaTTAGACATAAGAAACACTGAAATACATTTTACAACaagagctttcttttcttttccttcactcACTCTTGCCTCTTCAGAATTGCAAGAGTCCTATTTATAGACCTTAGAGCTTGCAAATAATGTACAATATTCATATCAGGATAAGTAGGGGCTGTCCTTATGGATTTACAAGTGTCCAGATCATAGTGGCATGGCTGGATTTTTATCTTCCTCCGGATAAGCTTGGCATGGGATAAGAACAATAATAGAGACCTTGAGTGCTGGGCTGGCAAACATGTGTCAAGTGAGGTAGGGGCATATCTGCATTGTTGATCTTATTCAAGCATCTTTTTGACAGGGAGGAGATATGGTACTGTTGGGAGCTGTTGGGAGCATTACGTCTGAAGACGTTTCTAAGACTTTTgactatctttttttatttatttattaaagataTCTAGTCCCATCCATCTCTTCCTTAGAACCATTCTTCATCAGCATCTTCATCAGGATCATGATTATGATATTGAGGGTCATCATATCCAATAAGAGGATTTGGCATTTCCCAATGATCTTCATATGGCCATTGTTGCTTACAAACATCCGGGCCAGCTGAAATTATTTCAGGGAAAATACCCTTATTAAGGGATTCTGCCATGGTAAGAGCATGATAACAAGATACCTAAGAGACATCCAAATGTGTGTGGAGACTTCCATCTGAATTGGTGACCCAATACATCTCAGTAGGGTGGAAAATTCCTTGTGCTCGAACGTTATTTTTAGAATGAAGTTTGGCAACCAAACATGCTGAAGTGACTTTGTGGCCAAATTTGGGGTGTTCTGTTTTAGGATACTTTATCCATTCACCATCATAagcatcatttttcaaaatttcagaccagaatttatgaaaatatttgtttccCTGAGGGAAAATATAGTTGTAGAACTCTGGTTCAAAATGAAGACACAAGTAATATTCATTGAGTAAGTACCACATATAGAGGTAATGTGCAACCGTCCAATTGGTTATCCAAAATGCAAAAGGGGTTTTCCATGGTTGGTCTATATTAGGGAAAATAGCAAGGAAATGGCATTGGTGTTTTTTAAGGTAATCATGGAGggttttaataattcttttagtTCTGGCTTCAAGGGTCAAGGTTTTGatttggtcttttatttttgaggGAAGGTTTTCTATCATATTAAGGGTATCATTAGGGTTTGCAGAGGAAGGGCTTGAGGATGAGGATGGGTCTGTAATAGGATATACACATAAAGGTGGAGGGATAATTGTGGTATTAAGGGCTGGAGGTTTCCTGGAAAGGTAATCAGTGATAAGGTTATCCTTACCTTTAATGTGCTTGATTTGAAAAGACCATTgtgaaaaccaatttgaccaTCTGAGTAGCTGAGGATGTGGgagcattttccttttgaacTGGAGCATCTTGGGAAAGGAAGGCATGTCCATTTCTACTAAGAAATTATGTCCAAGAAGATGGAACTGGAATTTTTTAATTCCATGCTTGACTGCAAGAATTTCTTTGAAAGTAGAATGGTAATGAAGTTCTGAGGGCTTGAATGCACCACTTTTGTAGCCACAAATATTCCTTTTGccatcaattttttcaaaaagagcTACTGCCCAATATTCATCACTTGCATCTGTCTGCAAAATCCGTTTACCTGGTCCTAGAATCTATAAGGGAGGAAGTTTTTCTGATAACCTTTTCAATTGTTGGACCGCTTCTATGTGAATAGAGTTCCATTCTGGGGGAGATTTCTTCAACAATTGAGCCAAACAGTTCCTGTATCTGGAGACTTTTGGAATGAAGTCTGACatgtaatttacaattccaaGG
Protein-coding regions in this window:
- the LOC115985932 gene encoding proliferating cell nuclear antigen — its product is MLELRLVQGSLLKKVLESVKDLVNDANFDCSATGFSLQAMDSSHVALVALLLRSEGFEHYRCDRNLSMGMNLNNMSKMLKCAGNDDIITIKADDGSDTVTFMFESPTQDKIADFEMKLMDIDSEHLGIPEAEYHAIVRMPSAEFARICKDLSSIGDTVVISVTKEGVKFSTRGDIGTANIVCRQNTTVDKPEEATIVEMNEPVSLTFALRYMNSFTKATPLSNTVTISLSSELPVVVEYKIAEMGYIRFYLAPKIEEDEDETKPQA